From Zea mays cultivar B73 chromosome 3, Zm-B73-REFERENCE-NAM-5.0, whole genome shotgun sequence:
atttttctaagttcttactatttttataaaataaaatgtggtgcatttcttttgtactaacatagGGTTCAACAtaattttcttatgaactatatcacctaagcaagctaggaaaaatgtggttgccctttGGTTCTTGTTTTAAATTcccttttttattttcttaaggtttgggcCAATACATGTTTTAATGGTTAATTTCTTCTTATCCTAGTATACTAGgaagtttaatatttttaaacagtgcatcTGTTAGGTAAGTATCCCTCCAGTTTTTCTTAGCCCTAGTCTAAAAGTCTATCAATTTTTCCTTTGTATATAAAGGTTTGGGCAATATACTTGTTTAAATCCAAACTCTAAAAATATTGCAGAAAttagggtgtttattatttttcctGAATAGTTTATAATATTTAGAACTTAGCAAAATTAGTTtcaccaaatttggttgaataaaattcAAGTTATGAAATTTTCAAATTTCGTACTTATTTAAAAGAATAAATCTTAAAGGTTTATGAAAAACAATTTTGCACCGGGACCCCGGGGTTGTTTTTAATCAAATCCTTAAATCCGCGCCCCTGGAAACTATTCACTAGAGTCACTGACATTTCCAAAAACCCCCTGTCTTTTCTCTTTCTTAACCCGAGCTCTCTCCTCGCCGGAACAGTAGCCGCAGAGGGGAAAaacggcggcgcggcttaccggtggtAGGAGAGGTCCGGTGGAAGGCTGGATGAGGTCTGGGAgctcctggcggtcacgtcgaggggcAGATCGCCAACGGTGATGGCCGGAGTAGGGTTGGCCGCGTGCGCAAGCGGTCGGGCTCATCAGCGACGCGTGCTCCGGCTTGatcacggcggtagagttcaattaaatagcacagggagcttcactgGAGGTCAAGGATGTCGTACGAACAAGGAATCGACGAATGGCTTACCGTGTAGCTccgagctcggtctacgtgcgacggcggccggttgaagtccggtgGCGTCAATCCGGCGTCTTCGGTGAGGTGGTGTTTGGTCTTcgggctcggggagcttcactgaactCTGAGGAAGCTAGCTGAGGGGTCAGACGGggtggaggagtgctggagcggccggtctacggtggccggggttcgggcggccgctggcacgccgtgcgcggggcaaacgccggtgaactTGTGCTCGGGCAGGGTTGGgagcgagcgggggcgtacggtcgAGGCCAGGGTTGGCTTTAAAGCCACGGGCGAGGGCGTGGGCGAGGGGTTGGCGCACCGCGtgccagaacctcccaagttattgggcccacatgcacctgtccttgtctcaaagacctcagacggctatgcatgtgcaccagataacttaacaggatccgtccgagtgtcccaaggaccccggataaaccacttacaacctggaccgcaggattaagtaaacacaaatcacacaacaacattttgcagcggaaataaactcttTATTAcaaagttacaagttacaacaaatttacattgTTTATCAGAGTGATTATAAAAGTGgttcaaagaaataaactttgaaatgttattaattatttataagtttgaaatatatgctagcttaagtgaccatcctcaataaaaaatatagaagaagtacttagacttataagaaggccatgcccaccggcgcttaacaccaattacaatcaagtgacttgtaacctgcagcaacaatgggaataaaaccctaagtacgcaagtactcagcaagacttacccgactaaagaaaagactctcaagtgtATACTGGTTTTAAAAGGGATTCAAGGTAAGGCGtatcaagaatcaaggactctgtttgcagaaaagattactatgagtggattcttaaaaatccatttttacttgttaggttaagtaaagttacctgcagctagagttctttctaccctagttcaagcacttggatatactagccatctttttatcatcccatcagttcactggattgctacgcgtagggcagtgaccaagtcttcatgtctgagaagtaacggtgatccgaatccaTTAATACCAAGCTggtgatctccaatcacacgacatatgtagcacttaacccttgcatatgtcaactcgctactgggtttcttaagaccagaccgggttcacgccaaccgagagcacatatacaccatCGTCcatcctcttgccacggaggatacacgctactctcgccatctctacactcccattgcgtgttggcctttctgatattagtctgcccgaggcaaagcttacccatgatgaggcatgtgaccagttaaaaggtcctcaatcagcaagcctacatcgagacagtccttaatcgactcagacagagacactacaccgagactcccttctcgtgcaagtcaaccgcccggtctcagctttattattttcaacccaatgtctggtacctggcagaggtacatcttttccgatgttgaacccatcatggctatggtggatccaccatcaagttttatttttgtaaAAATTCTCATCCactatgaagcatcaccttttatttttaaaacaaaacattttgtttttctaaagcaaggctaagcatcaaaaatccttttcataaaagggtatcaaggaagggtaatcaattttccaaggaaggcaatgcatcaattgtttagcacacaactcctatcacctaatgcatcaaacaaggtgataaatattttaaaatagcaaggaggtggcaaatgcaccagtgcttgcctggataacactaggttagtattTGTTACACGTCGATCACTTGACGATCAGCCTTTATTCTGATACTTGCTTCGTCTGCCAATCTTCAgtttcgtccatcagcatcaccttGCGAGTGGCTCACGCTTTCCATCCtcttgtggtcgactcagctTTGGTCCTCCACATCATGTGATTAATTATCGTACctaaatgaaatgcattatgcatatgaatgcatatcAAGACGGGTATCGCAAGATAATATTATGATTAAGTCATCATCATAATTACGACAACCAAATTCTTATGTATATACCAACATAATCAGACATAACATAAATAGAACTCGAGCACTCTACAAAATACTAACTTCATCCTATTACCGTATGAACAGAACATTTTACTAGTATTTAAGACCACTGCTCATCACATACGTAGAACCTATTTAATTATATTTAACATATACACCCATCGAGGTACTACTCACATAACCTACCCATCGACGATCATTATACAATGTGATTAATTCACCATTGAATACAAGCACACCACAACATCAGATCAATCCAATCACACTAGACATATGTTTCCACGTTTTAAATTAGGATGCATAAGATATAGGTCGATGGTGCTAACCACAATCGGCCATAACCATTCTTAAAACTAACTTAACTAGTTTAAACATAATCGACAAGTATACCCACCGAAACTCTATTCCCATAATCTACATCTCAAACTGGCGATTCACTACACGACCTTGACCAAATCGCTGCAAGCGATTCGAGTATCCTAATAAATATTATATCTACAACCACAACACATATACTATGAGCCAGAGGACAAATGTAATTAATATATCCAAACCCTCAATCAAACATTATCTGGAACAATAAATTGGCTTATCATTATCTAAACCCAATTTGAATCCGTGAGATTGACGACAATGTCCGGTGGGAGCATTCCTCAGCACAACATGGAAGCGACGGAGGGGTTCGCTTTTTCTTTATCCAGATTCTCTAGATCTCTTTCTTGCGGCGTACGGAATAATAATGAATGAGCGTGGCTAATGATAGAATCAACGGTCGATGATGCCGACCACCAGAGCCGGCCACAACAAGCACGACATCCAGGGCACGGTAGGGGACTACGGCATCAGGGTTTTGCGACAAGACAAAGTTGAGCACACATAGCGACCAGCCTCGGATCCAGAGCAGGCCGAGTGCAAGGGAGCATCACGGCTGGGAACGGACATAGGGAGCGGGGCGCTGCGCAGAGGCGAGCAGGAAGCTTGGCGAGTCAGCGAGGTTGAGGGAGTGAGCTGAGGGGCTGCAGCACGGAAGGGAAATCGGAGCAGGGGCAAGGAGGAGCACCATGGGGAGAGAAACCGCGGCGCGCAGACTGGGCGAGCTGAGAGCTTCGCGCGCGCAGGGTGAAGCTTGAGGCGTGCCATGGCGAAGAGTAGACGGGCGACCGGCGCTGGGGCTCTGGGCACCGAGCTGGAACAGGGAGGAGCAGGGGCGCGGCACAAGGGAGATCCGGCCGGGCGCTGTCCGAGGAGGGGCACCGCAGCATGGGCGAGCGCGTCAGGGAGAGCGCTCGACGATTGAAGAAGACGAGCAGAGAGATGAGCACCGGGCTGAAGACGAGGGCGCGCGATGCAAGCAGGAAGCCGAGGGCAGGGCGCTCGGGCGCCATGGAGGGAGCTCCGGTGCGGCAGGGAAGGAGCTCAGGGAGCAGGCTCGGCTGGGCGCGATGCAGGAGGGCAGACGGCCACCTGGGGAAGTGCCCAGGCGCGCACGACGTGGAGAGCAGGAGCCAGGGCGCCGTGGCCATGGGAGAAGCTCCTGCGCGCAGAGAGGAGGACCGAGTAGAGGAGGGAGATGGGCGCTGGAGAGAGCGTGATGGAGAAAGCGCCAAGAAGCTACGCGCGTGTGGAAGGAGTGCCAGCAGAGGGGAAGAAGATAAGGAAGAAGCAGCGCGCGGCGTGAAAAATCTGAAGGAGGGGCGGCAGGATTTTTTTGTTAGAGCTGAGCGGCGCAGAGATAAGATCAAACGGAGGAAAAATCAACGCCGAGAGCATTCCAAGACGGTAGAGGAAAATCTGAGAAAAAGATATTTTTTCCCAGGCTTGGCGTGTATAAGATGAAAGGGGAAAATACGTGACGGTGGTGGTAAAAGATAGAagatattttctttttcttttccacaAAAGAACATAAATCCGAGCTCTAAAATTAAGGTTTGGACAGGGTATAAGTGGGTCAGATCACAATAATACGGGTCGATGGTACTTGTGACACCGTTTGATTTAATCGAAACCAAATAGGATTTATCTGAATCTTATTTATTTTTGGCGAAACAAATTTCAGAAATCCGACTTTTGGTATTGGGATTTGGGAGTGGTCTAATTTAGTCAGACCAAAATTTTATTGGTGACGATAAATGAGACAAATAGGATTAAACTGAATCCGGTTCTGATAATTTGTTCCGAAAACTTTATTTGTCGAGTTCTAAATAAATTTGTTTGGGGATAAAATCCTAAGAGTAGGTCGAGCTtctgaattcgtattcgcgcgagcgataaattttaaataatcaccggacacaacgattttcggaacaactatgttccgaacatcatgaAAATTTAGAAAGAGCCCAAATAAATAAAAACGACgtcgaactcgcgacagacgaaaTAGATTAAGACAGAGAGACTGTTATTTAGTTCCATCTAATTTTTACGTTCCTCACCAGTGATCGATCATTTGATCTGACGCCAACGATCATATGCTGAGAGGAACGATTCACTTAATCAGCTGGTGCATCGTTCTGTTTGGACAGCGCGGGCTCCAAATTGTTCTAAAATCAGAAGTCTTCTGATTTTCGTATTCACTTACACGCGTGATTCAAACAGTTCAAAATTCACCAGCGACGAAGATTCAATAATCCAAAAGCTTCATGAACCCTTTTTAGCTGTTTAGATTATCGAAATTAAAACGGCACCAAACTCGATAGATTTTATTTAGGCACAGGACTCGCAAATTTTTGGAATAATTACGTTCCAAATTTCGCGAAGACTTAGGAAGAGTTTAAATAGACAGAAAcatatgcgatattaaaatcgcgataggcgaagatgattaaaatttagcatcgttttatccactgatattacgtgcttaaatctatactcgttgtcgagcagaatataaacaccaggggtgttacacagcGCGGCACGgcgcgcgcgg
This genomic window contains:
- the LOC103650226 gene encoding uncharacterized protein, with amino-acid sequence MATAPWLLLSTSCAPGHFPRWPSALLHRAQPSLLPELLPCRTGAPSMAPERPALGFLLASRALVFSPVLISLLVFFNRRALSLTRSPMLRCPSSDSARPDLPCAAPLLLPVPARCPEPQRRSPVYSSPWHASSFTLRARSSQLAQSARRGFSPHGAPPCPCSDFPSVLQPLSSLPQPR